Proteins encoded together in one Mycolicibacter minnesotensis window:
- a CDS encoding SDR family NAD(P)-dependent oxidoreductase, with translation MIFGRSPQRSHNASAVVTGAGSGIGAAFALELAHRGSAVVCSDIDDDAARRTVEAITAAGGHATAVHCDVSAIDEVHALAHAAQSWFGHPPTLVINNAGVGAGGQPIGTMPLEDWSWTLGINLWGPIHGCHVFTPLLRESAGHQPRGIINVASAASFGAAPDMAAYNVSKAGVLSLSETLAAELSGTGIGVTVLCPTFVKTNIVESGRIATHSSEAAKALMRWTGLSAQRVARDCLDTHDRGGLYCMPQLDAKIGWNIKRFAPETFTRTIGLAFRASAALPGRSD, from the coding sequence ATGATCTTTGGCCGCTCGCCGCAACGCAGCCACAACGCGTCGGCCGTCGTCACCGGCGCCGGAAGCGGAATCGGCGCCGCATTCGCCCTCGAATTGGCCCACCGCGGCAGCGCCGTGGTCTGCAGCGACATCGACGATGACGCCGCGAGGCGCACCGTCGAGGCCATCACCGCCGCGGGCGGCCACGCGACCGCCGTGCACTGTGACGTCTCGGCGATCGACGAGGTGCACGCGCTGGCCCACGCCGCGCAGTCCTGGTTCGGCCACCCGCCCACCCTGGTGATCAACAACGCCGGTGTCGGCGCGGGCGGACAACCCATCGGAACCATGCCCCTTGAGGACTGGTCCTGGACGCTCGGCATCAATCTGTGGGGACCGATCCACGGCTGCCATGTCTTCACTCCGCTGCTGCGCGAATCCGCCGGACATCAGCCGCGCGGCATCATCAACGTCGCCTCCGCCGCATCGTTCGGCGCCGCACCGGATATGGCGGCCTACAACGTCAGCAAGGCCGGCGTGCTGTCACTGTCGGAGACCTTGGCGGCCGAACTGTCGGGGACCGGCATCGGCGTCACCGTGCTGTGCCCGACCTTCGTCAAGACCAACATCGTCGAATCCGGCCGGATCGCCACCCACTCCAGCGAGGCCGCGAAAGCGTTGATGCGCTGGACCGGACTGTCCGCACAACGGGTCGCCCGCGACTGCCTGGACACCCACGACCGCGGCGGTCTCTACTGCATGCCCCAGCTGGACGCCAAGATCGGATGGAACATCAAGCGTTTCGCTCCGGAGACGTTCACCCGAACCATCGGGCTGGCATTCCGTGCCAGCGCGGCATTGCCAGGCAGGTCCGACTAA
- a CDS encoding acyl carrier protein produces the protein MSASVPDAINVALREILRDDLNVDLNRVTPESRLVDDVGLDSVAFAIGMVAIEDRLGVALSEEDLLTCDTVGDLEAAIRAKAPADA, from the coding sequence ATGAGCGCTTCCGTTCCCGATGCCATCAACGTCGCTCTGCGCGAGATCCTGCGTGACGACTTGAATGTCGACCTCAACCGGGTGACACCGGAGTCGCGACTAGTCGACGATGTCGGCCTGGATTCGGTGGCGTTCGCGATCGGCATGGTGGCCATCGAGGACCGGCTCGGCGTGGCGCTGTCCGAGGAAGACCTGCTGACCTGCGACACGGTCGGGGACCTCGAGGCCGCCATCCGGGCGAAAGCCCCCGCCGACGCGTGA
- the mbtM gene encoding long-chain-fatty acid--ACP ligase MbtM has product MSVLAEALTRAMTGSTHDLVVYDTDAGAWQRHPWQQVHSRAESIAARILDGHDDGAVGLVGEPTADLIAAIQGTWLAGRSVSILPGPVRGADPGQWAQATLDRFHGVGVRTVLSHGPVLDLLQTAETGHPLAVADVAEAAGAGRSVTPVAAAVDVPAVLQGTAGSTGTPRTAQLSPAAVLANVSGLSRHVDVDPAADVGCSWLPLYHDMGLTFLLSAALTGSEQWLAPTAAFAASPFRWLSWLHDSRATMTAAPNFAYSVIGKYARRVPEVDLGRLRVAINGGEPVDCEGLQRFVTELAKFGLNPGALMPSYGLAEATCAVTAPRPGAGLHYDEVLHPDAASTRRHAVLGEPIPGMQVRIRPVADEHEELPQREVGEVEIRGTSMMSGYLGQDALAPDDWFPTGDLGYFTDAGLVVCGRAKEIISIAGRNVFPTEIERIAAEVRGVREGAVVAVGTDGIRPGLVIAAEFRGRDEAGARADLISRVASQCGVVPAEVVFLAPGSLPRTSSGKLRRLDVKRNLEAMK; this is encoded by the coding sequence GTGAGCGTGCTCGCCGAGGCCCTGACCCGAGCTATGACCGGGTCGACGCATGACCTGGTGGTCTACGACACCGACGCCGGCGCATGGCAGCGCCACCCGTGGCAGCAGGTCCACTCGCGCGCCGAGAGCATCGCAGCCCGCATCCTCGACGGCCACGATGACGGGGCCGTCGGGCTGGTCGGCGAACCGACCGCCGACCTGATCGCCGCGATCCAGGGGACCTGGCTGGCCGGCCGCAGCGTGTCGATCCTGCCCGGGCCGGTCCGTGGCGCGGACCCGGGGCAATGGGCGCAGGCGACACTGGACCGGTTTCACGGTGTCGGTGTCCGAACGGTGCTCAGCCATGGTCCGGTGTTGGATCTGCTGCAGACGGCCGAAACCGGCCACCCACTGGCGGTGGCCGACGTCGCCGAGGCCGCCGGCGCGGGGCGTTCGGTCACACCGGTCGCCGCGGCCGTGGATGTGCCCGCGGTTTTGCAGGGCACTGCCGGGTCCACCGGCACTCCGCGTACCGCCCAGCTGTCCCCGGCCGCCGTGCTGGCCAATGTCTCGGGGCTGAGCAGGCACGTCGATGTCGACCCCGCGGCCGACGTGGGCTGCAGCTGGCTGCCGCTCTATCACGACATGGGGCTGACCTTTCTGCTCAGCGCGGCGCTGACCGGCTCGGAACAGTGGTTGGCGCCCACCGCAGCGTTTGCCGCCTCGCCGTTTCGGTGGCTGTCGTGGCTGCATGACAGCCGCGCCACAATGACCGCCGCACCGAACTTCGCCTACAGCGTGATCGGCAAGTACGCCCGGCGCGTCCCCGAAGTGGACTTGGGCCGGCTGCGGGTCGCCATCAACGGCGGCGAACCCGTCGACTGCGAGGGGCTACAGCGATTCGTCACCGAACTGGCCAAGTTCGGTCTGAACCCCGGTGCCCTGATGCCGTCCTACGGCTTGGCCGAGGCCACCTGCGCCGTGACCGCGCCGCGCCCCGGCGCCGGTCTGCACTACGACGAGGTGCTCCACCCGGACGCCGCGAGCACCCGCCGGCACGCGGTGCTCGGCGAGCCGATCCCCGGGATGCAGGTCCGGATCCGGCCGGTGGCCGACGAGCACGAGGAGCTGCCGCAACGGGAGGTCGGCGAGGTCGAGATCCGCGGGACCTCGATGATGTCGGGCTATCTCGGCCAGGACGCGCTGGCCCCGGATGACTGGTTTCCCACCGGGGACCTCGGCTACTTCACCGACGCAGGCTTGGTGGTCTGCGGCCGCGCAAAGGAGATCATCTCGATCGCCGGACGCAATGTGTTCCCGACGGAGATCGAGCGGATCGCGGCCGAGGTGCGGGGGGTCCGTGAGGGCGCGGTGGTGGCAGTCGGCACCGACGGCATCCGCCCGGGACTGGTGATCGCCGCGGAGTTCCGCGGCCGCGACGAAGCCGGAGCGCGTGCCGACCTGATCTCCCGGGTGGCATCACAGTGCGGGGTGGTACCCGCGGAGGTGGTGTTCCTGGCGCCCGGCTCGCTGCCCCGGACGTCGTCGGGCAAGCTGCGGCGCCTCGACGTCAAACGCAACCTGGAGGCGATGAAGTGA
- the mbtN gene encoding mycobactin biosynthesis acyl-ACP dehydrogenase MbtN has translation MTDATTGSDIDSYRALLDQVFDQQVVDWTAEAEATERFPRALIEHLGRTGVFAHKWSNGQHPDVAKLVALAAKLGHLRSAGIGVGVSLHDSAIAVLRRFGRSEHLQSICERAIAGQAVLCIGASEESGGSDLQIVETEVRSVRDGFHVRGRKKFVSLSPIADHIIVVARGVDHDENSRHGNVLVIAVPMSQVHVNEPYRKVGAGPLDTAAVDIDTWVPADALIARPGTGLAAISWGLAHERMSIAGQVAASCQLVLGLTHARMMRRRQFGATLFEHQALRMRVADLQARVDMLRHALNGIAADGRLDLRAAAAMKVSAARLGEEVFSECMHIFGGSGYLVDETPIGRWWRDMKLARIGGGTDEVLWELVAAGMRPDYDGYAELFESGSSSG, from the coding sequence GTGACCGACGCGACCACCGGGTCCGATATCGACAGCTACCGCGCCTTACTGGACCAGGTCTTCGACCAGCAGGTGGTTGACTGGACGGCCGAAGCCGAAGCGACCGAGCGCTTTCCGCGCGCGCTGATCGAGCACTTGGGACGTACCGGGGTATTTGCGCACAAGTGGAGCAACGGCCAGCACCCCGACGTTGCCAAGCTGGTAGCCCTGGCCGCCAAACTGGGCCACCTGCGGTCGGCCGGCATCGGGGTCGGGGTGAGTCTGCACGACTCCGCCATCGCGGTCCTGCGCCGGTTCGGCCGATCGGAGCATCTGCAGAGCATCTGCGAGCGGGCGATCGCGGGCCAGGCGGTGCTGTGCATTGGCGCCTCAGAGGAGTCCGGCGGTTCCGACCTGCAGATCGTCGAAACCGAAGTGCGTTCCGTGCGTGACGGTTTCCATGTGCGCGGGCGTAAGAAGTTCGTGTCCCTGTCACCGATCGCCGACCACATCATCGTGGTGGCGCGCGGTGTGGACCACGACGAGAACAGTCGGCACGGCAACGTCTTGGTGATCGCGGTACCGATGTCCCAGGTGCACGTCAATGAGCCCTATCGCAAGGTCGGGGCCGGACCGCTGGACACCGCGGCGGTCGATATCGACACCTGGGTGCCCGCCGATGCCCTGATCGCTCGCCCGGGAACCGGGCTGGCCGCCATCTCTTGGGGATTGGCGCATGAGCGCATGTCGATCGCCGGGCAGGTCGCGGCGTCATGCCAGCTGGTGCTGGGCCTCACCCACGCCCGGATGATGCGCCGCCGGCAATTCGGTGCCACCCTGTTCGAACATCAGGCATTGCGGATGCGGGTGGCTGATCTGCAGGCGCGGGTGGACATGCTGCGTCACGCGCTCAACGGCATTGCCGCCGACGGGCGGCTCGATCTGCGTGCCGCGGCGGCCATGAAGGTCAGCGCGGCCCGGCTCGGTGAAGAGGTGTTCTCCGAATGCATGCACATCTTCGGCGGCTCGGGCTATCTGGTCGATGAGACGCCGATCGGGCGCTGGTGGCGGGACATGAAACTGGCGCGTATCGGCGGGGGCACTGACGAAGTGCTGTGGGAATTGGTCGCGGCCGGCATGCGTCCCGACTACGACGGCTACGCCGAGTTGTTCGAGAGCGGATCGTCCTCGGGGTAG
- a CDS encoding GNAT family N-acetyltransferase, whose amino-acid sequence MTDAANIVPRERTDIPDEVRRVPAPPIPVLAAPYSIRVADPDADAEMVSEWMNRPHLAETWESAWPPERWHAYLSALVTGSFTRPLIVSRHEQDSGYIELYRASKDSIGKYYDAHPYDLGMHGAVADLAAVNRGFAAILLPRVMKSVFDLEPQCRRMMFEPEYRNTAMRRLAEYVGGTFLGEHDMGYRRMALYGVLRYPEDDPLSNNSA is encoded by the coding sequence ATGACTGACGCCGCCAACATTGTGCCCCGTGAGCGCACGGACATCCCCGATGAGGTTCGCCGCGTTCCCGCACCCCCGATCCCGGTTCTGGCCGCCCCCTACTCGATCCGGGTAGCCGACCCGGATGCCGACGCGGAGATGGTCTCCGAGTGGATGAACCGGCCACATCTGGCCGAAACCTGGGAGTCCGCCTGGCCGCCGGAACGCTGGCACGCCTACCTGAGCGCTCTGGTCACCGGCAGCTTCACCCGACCTTTGATCGTCAGCCGGCACGAGCAGGACAGCGGCTACATCGAATTGTACCGAGCGTCAAAGGATTCCATCGGCAAGTACTACGACGCACACCCGTATGACCTGGGTATGCACGGGGCCGTCGCGGACCTCGCGGCGGTCAATCGGGGGTTCGCGGCCATCTTGTTGCCGCGCGTGATGAAAAGCGTGTTCGACCTTGAACCGCAGTGCCGGCGAATGATGTTCGAGCCCGAGTACCGCAACACGGCGATGCGACGGTTGGCCGAGTATGTGGGTGGCACCTTCCTCGGTGAGCACGACATGGGCTACCGCCGCATGGCGCTCTACGGGGTACTGCGCTACCCCGAGGACGATCCGCTCTCGAACAACTCGGCGTAG
- a CDS encoding ABC transporter ATP-binding protein/permease: MARGLQGAILRGFGARDHTVTVLETSWITPHCVRVWMHSPTLFTDAAVEPSAWLRFWFPDPDGSSTEFQRAYTIAEGDAQTGRFAVDMVLHEPAGPATRWARTVEAGATIAAISLMGSSRFEAPDADAQPAGYLLMGDSASIPGINGIIGTIAHDVPIELYLEQHDDNDLLIPITAHPRLRVHWVHRRDAGSLAAAIEVRDWSNWYAWATPEAGTLKALRSRLRDEFGFPKSEVHAQAYWTAGRAMGTERDAADIATTPPPPETSSREASGERSVNAPKAQWRAQAAGRLLGPLRVPLILSGVLQALITLLQLAPFVLLVELARRLVAGADESALWTVGIAALSLLGLGTLLGAGLTLWLHVVDARFASELRARLLSKLSRLPLGWFTARGSGSIKQLVADDSLSLHYLVTHAIPDAVAAVVAPVAVLVYLFVVDWRVALVLFVPVLVYMVLMSVMMTQSGPKISQAQRWAERMNGEAGTYLEGQPVIRVFGGAAASTFRRRLDEYIDFLVTWQRPFVGKKTLMDLVTRPSTFLWLIVLTGTPLIVTGRMDPVNLLPFLLLGTTFGARLLGIGLGVGGIRGGMLAARRLQIALDETELAVEQHESATAEAAGTVTFDAVTFGYRPGVPVIREVSLSLRPGTVTALVGPSGSGKSTLAALLARFHDVDSGSISVGEQDIRSMTADELYRQVGFVLQETQLVHGSVRDNIALAVPDATDEQVWAAAREAQIHDRILRLPQGYDTVLGAAAALSGGERQRLTIARAILADTPVLILDEATAFADPESEYLVQQALNRLTRHRTVLVIAHRLHTITGADQIVVLDDGGIVEQGSHEQLLAAGGRYLQLWETGRSAATVGAEAHR, encoded by the coding sequence ATGGCGCGCGGCTTGCAGGGTGCGATTCTGCGGGGCTTCGGTGCCCGCGACCACACCGTCACGGTTCTCGAGACCAGCTGGATCACCCCGCACTGCGTGCGGGTGTGGATGCACTCGCCCACCCTGTTCACCGATGCCGCCGTCGAACCGAGTGCCTGGCTGAGGTTCTGGTTCCCCGACCCGGACGGATCCAGTACGGAGTTCCAACGCGCGTACACCATCGCCGAGGGGGACGCGCAGACCGGACGCTTCGCGGTCGACATGGTGCTGCACGAACCGGCTGGGCCCGCCACCCGCTGGGCTCGCACCGTGGAAGCGGGAGCCACCATCGCAGCGATATCCCTGATGGGCTCGTCGCGCTTCGAAGCCCCCGACGCCGATGCCCAACCCGCCGGATACCTGCTGATGGGCGACTCGGCGTCGATTCCGGGAATCAACGGGATCATCGGCACCATCGCCCACGACGTCCCGATCGAGCTCTACCTGGAACAGCACGACGACAACGACCTGCTGATCCCGATCACGGCGCACCCTCGGCTGCGGGTGCACTGGGTGCACCGGCGCGACGCAGGTTCGTTGGCCGCTGCGATCGAGGTCAGGGACTGGTCGAACTGGTATGCCTGGGCCACCCCGGAGGCCGGGACACTCAAGGCCCTGCGGTCGCGGCTGCGCGACGAGTTCGGCTTTCCCAAGTCCGAGGTGCATGCGCAGGCCTACTGGACCGCCGGACGCGCCATGGGCACCGAACGCGACGCCGCGGACATCGCGACGACTCCGCCGCCACCAGAGACAAGTTCGCGGGAGGCCTCTGGTGAGCGCAGCGTCAACGCGCCGAAGGCGCAGTGGCGCGCGCAGGCTGCGGGCCGGCTGCTGGGCCCGCTGCGGGTGCCGCTGATCCTCTCCGGTGTTCTGCAGGCACTGATCACGCTGCTGCAGTTGGCGCCCTTCGTGCTTCTGGTGGAGCTGGCGCGGCGGTTGGTCGCCGGCGCCGACGAGTCAGCGCTGTGGACCGTCGGGATCGCCGCGCTGTCGCTGCTCGGCCTGGGCACGCTGCTGGGTGCGGGCCTGACACTGTGGCTCCACGTTGTCGACGCCCGTTTCGCCAGCGAGCTGCGTGCCCGGCTGCTCAGCAAGCTCTCGCGCCTGCCGCTGGGCTGGTTCACCGCGCGGGGGTCCGGCTCGATCAAGCAGCTGGTCGCCGACGACTCCCTGTCGTTGCACTACCTGGTGACCCACGCGATCCCCGACGCGGTGGCCGCCGTCGTGGCACCGGTGGCGGTCCTGGTCTACCTGTTCGTCGTGGACTGGCGAGTGGCGCTGGTGCTGTTCGTGCCGGTGTTGGTCTACATGGTGCTGATGTCGGTGATGATGACCCAGTCGGGCCCCAAGATCAGCCAGGCGCAGCGCTGGGCCGAACGGATGAATGGCGAGGCCGGCACCTATTTGGAGGGCCAGCCGGTGATCCGGGTGTTCGGCGGGGCCGCGGCCTCCACCTTCCGCCGACGCCTCGACGAGTACATCGACTTCCTCGTCACCTGGCAGCGGCCGTTTGTCGGCAAGAAGACACTGATGGACCTGGTGACCCGCCCGTCGACGTTCCTGTGGCTGATCGTGCTGACCGGCACCCCGCTGATCGTCACCGGCCGGATGGATCCGGTGAACCTGCTGCCGTTCCTGTTGTTGGGCACCACGTTCGGTGCCCGCCTGCTGGGCATCGGTCTGGGGGTCGGCGGTATTCGCGGGGGCATGCTGGCGGCTCGACGGCTGCAGATCGCCCTGGACGAGACCGAACTGGCAGTCGAGCAGCACGAGTCCGCGACCGCCGAGGCGGCCGGGACAGTGACCTTCGACGCGGTCACCTTCGGCTACCGCCCCGGAGTGCCGGTGATCCGTGAGGTGTCGTTGTCGCTGCGGCCGGGCACCGTGACCGCACTGGTCGGTCCGTCGGGGTCGGGCAAGTCGACCCTGGCCGCCTTGCTCGCCCGATTCCACGATGTGGATTCCGGTTCGATATCGGTTGGCGAACAAGACATCCGGTCGATGACCGCCGACGAGCTCTACCGGCAGGTGGGCTTCGTCCTGCAGGAAACCCAACTGGTGCACGGCAGCGTGCGCGACAACATCGCGTTGGCCGTCCCGGATGCCACCGACGAACAGGTGTGGGCCGCCGCCCGCGAAGCGCAAATCCATGACCGGATACTGCGGCTGCCCCAGGGTTACGACACTGTGCTCGGTGCCGCTGCCGCGCTGTCCGGCGGGGAACGGCAGCGACTCACCATCGCTCGGGCCATCCTGGCCGATACGCCAGTCCTGATCTTGGATGAGGCCACTGCATTCGCCGACCCCGAATCGGAGTATCTGGTGCAGCAGGCGTTGAACAGGTTGACCCGGCATCGGACCGTGCTGGTGATCGCCCACCGCCTGCACACCATCACCGGTGCCGACCAGATCGTCGTTCTCGACGACGGCGGCATCGTCGAACAGGGCAGCCACGAGCAGCTGTTGGCCGCCGGCGGCCGCTACCTCCAATTGTGGGAGACCGGCCGTAGCGCGGCCACCGTCGGCGCGGAGGCCCACCGATGA
- a CDS encoding ABC transporter ATP-binding protein → MIRTLIRLIPPDRRGRMYVYAVLTFLSVAVRAAGTVLLVPLVSALFSDTPSAALAWLGWLTVATLAGGVVDFVCARIGFDLGFAVLDHTQHDVADRLPGVRLGWFSAANTADARQAIAATGPELVSLVVNLLTPVIGAILLPPAIAVALLGVSWQLGLAALGGVPLLLGALWASNRLSARADTAAGEANTALTERIIEFARTQQALRAARRVEPERSTVGAALAAQHGAAMRLLLMQIPGQLLFSLASQGALILLAGTTTALTVTGTLSVPEAVALIVVAARYLEPFTVISELAPALESTRASLERIRAVLTAPTVTVGSGRLPEGAGAPRIEFDDVTFGYDPAGPPVLDRVSFALEPGTTTAIVGPSGSGKSTILSLIAGLHEPTAGRVLLDGADAAELDASSRRAVSSVVFQHPYLLDGTIRDNILVGDPDADKETLGRATHLARVDELVARLPDGPNTKVGEAGAALSGGERQRVSIARALLKPAPVLLVDEATSALDTENEAAIVAALSAELRPRTRVIVAHRLASIAQADRVLFIDGGRVIEDGTIDELRSAGGRFDEFWRQQNDAAGWQIHAG, encoded by the coding sequence ATGATCCGCACCCTGATCCGGCTGATCCCCCCGGACCGTCGCGGCCGGATGTACGTCTACGCCGTGCTGACGTTTCTGTCCGTGGCGGTGCGGGCCGCCGGGACGGTGCTGCTGGTTCCGTTGGTGAGCGCACTGTTCTCCGACACCCCGAGTGCGGCGCTGGCCTGGTTGGGTTGGCTGACTGTGGCGACGCTGGCGGGTGGGGTGGTGGACTTCGTCTGCGCCCGAATCGGATTCGACCTGGGATTCGCGGTCCTCGACCACACACAGCATGACGTGGCCGACCGGCTGCCCGGTGTCCGGCTGGGCTGGTTCAGCGCCGCCAACACCGCCGACGCGCGGCAGGCGATCGCCGCGACCGGCCCCGAACTGGTCAGCCTGGTGGTCAACCTGTTGACCCCGGTGATCGGCGCGATTCTGCTGCCGCCGGCTATCGCGGTGGCGCTGTTGGGGGTGTCCTGGCAGCTGGGGCTGGCCGCGCTGGGTGGAGTGCCGCTGCTGCTGGGTGCGCTGTGGGCGTCCAACCGGCTCAGTGCGCGCGCCGACACCGCGGCCGGTGAGGCCAACACCGCCCTGACCGAACGCATCATCGAGTTCGCCCGGACGCAGCAGGCGTTGCGCGCGGCGCGGCGGGTGGAACCCGAACGCAGCACGGTCGGAGCAGCCCTGGCCGCCCAGCACGGCGCGGCGATGCGGTTGCTGCTCATGCAGATTCCCGGCCAGCTGCTGTTCAGTCTGGCCAGCCAGGGCGCACTGATCCTGCTTGCCGGAACCACCACCGCGCTGACCGTCACCGGCACCCTGAGCGTTCCCGAGGCGGTCGCCTTGATCGTGGTGGCGGCGCGGTACCTGGAACCGTTCACCGTCATCAGCGAGCTGGCGCCTGCCCTGGAGTCCACCCGGGCCTCCCTCGAACGGATCCGTGCTGTCCTCACCGCACCGACGGTGACGGTCGGTTCCGGCCGGCTACCCGAGGGCGCCGGTGCACCGCGCATCGAGTTCGACGACGTCACCTTCGGCTACGACCCCGCCGGTCCGCCGGTGCTCGACCGGGTTAGCTTCGCGCTGGAGCCCGGCACCACCACCGCCATCGTCGGGCCCTCCGGATCCGGCAAGAGCACCATCTTGTCGCTCATCGCCGGGCTGCACGAACCGACCGCCGGCCGAGTACTGCTCGACGGGGCCGATGCTGCCGAGCTGGACGCGTCATCGCGGCGGGCGGTCAGCAGCGTGGTGTTCCAGCATCCGTACCTGCTCGACGGCACGATCCGCGACAACATCCTGGTCGGAGATCCTGACGCCGATAAGGAGACGCTCGGGCGGGCCACCCACTTGGCCCGAGTCGACGAGCTGGTCGCCAGGCTGCCCGACGGCCCCAACACCAAGGTCGGCGAAGCCGGCGCGGCGTTGTCCGGCGGTGAGCGTCAACGGGTCAGCATCGCTCGCGCCCTGCTCAAGCCCGCCCCGGTGCTGCTGGTCGACGAGGCGACCAGCGCCCTGGACACCGAGAACGAGGCCGCTATCGTCGCCGCGTTGAGCGCCGAACTGCGTCCGCGTACCCGGGTGATCGTCGCGCATCGGCTGGCCAGCATCGCGCAAGCCGACCGCGTGCTGTTCATCGACGGTGGCCGGGTGATCGAAGACGGCACCATCGACGAACTGCGCTCCGCCGGTGGGCGATTCGACGAGTTTTGGCGACAGCAGAACGATGCCGCCGGTTGGCAGATCCACGCCGGCTAG
- a CDS encoding DUF3060 domain-containing protein, which produces MSTDEDPEARIRALERQQSGFERAVELTAPSVGTEDHAPARRGVGLGLVVVGAMVAVVAIVGAFAIYLVSHGSSRSVPGLPTASRTAPTPLRVDPAPEPAPSAVPVPIPPVAAPPQVPDSGSGVTLSVTGAGENKTLPCAGRYASVSGVNNTVEFVGECAGLTVSGIGNIVTVTSTPTITVSGLQNRVTYRAGDPQVSTSGFDNAVERG; this is translated from the coding sequence GTGAGCACCGACGAGGACCCCGAAGCCCGAATTCGGGCATTGGAACGTCAGCAGTCGGGCTTTGAGCGGGCTGTGGAACTGACAGCCCCGTCGGTCGGAACCGAAGACCACGCACCCGCGCGGCGTGGTGTGGGCCTGGGTCTCGTGGTCGTGGGGGCGATGGTCGCGGTGGTGGCGATAGTGGGCGCGTTCGCGATCTACCTGGTATCCCACGGCTCCAGTCGCTCCGTGCCGGGGCTGCCGACGGCCAGTCGTACAGCTCCGACACCGTTGCGGGTCGACCCCGCCCCCGAGCCTGCGCCTTCGGCTGTGCCCGTTCCGATTCCGCCCGTCGCGGCGCCACCGCAGGTGCCGGACTCCGGCAGCGGCGTCACCCTGTCCGTCACCGGGGCCGGCGAGAACAAAACCCTGCCCTGTGCCGGTCGCTATGCCTCCGTGAGCGGGGTCAACAACACGGTGGAGTTCGTCGGCGAGTGTGCCGGCCTGACCGTGTCGGGTATCGGCAACATCGTCACCGTGACGTCGACACCCACGATCACGGTGTCCGGCCTGCAGAACCGGGTGACGTATCGCGCCGGGGATCCCCAGGTGAGTACCTCCGGTTTCGACAACGCCGTCGAACGTGGTTAG